A window of Candidatus Poribacteria bacterium genomic DNA:
TGCTCAAATGTAATACTGGTGAACTATTTGCCAAAAAAAGATAGGGGGCATCTTTGTAAACTTTAGGCAAAACAGGCTGGAAATCGGCAACGACATTTAATTCTGTAAAAAGTGTATCACGTACGTTAAAGTCTTCGGTATAACGACCACCCCATCGAAATGATTTGCCGTTATCAACCCGCTCCAGACCTTGGAGATCAATGCCTTGGGTTTCGAGGAAATCCGTGTACGTGTCCGGAAAATCAGCACCAATGACACCAACCAGTTGGACAGGTCCTTTAAAAAAACTCGCGGCGACAGCGGCATACATCCCAGAACCGCCAAGGACATCTTCAACCCGTTTACTCGGTGTTTCTACCGTATCTAAAGTCACTGTGCCGACGACCAAAACGCCCATTCTAAAATCTTATCTCCTTCACTGACCGATTGTCTACATATTTTCGGGCTTTACTATAAAATCAGAAAGGACCAGGTTTATTTTTATTTTCACGAAACGCGCGGATAACGCGTCGCAGTCGGCGAGCGAAAATTACACCGAGCACGATGATGACTGGATACTGTAAAAAACTCAGCACTTTTAACAGTGTTGGCGAGAGTTCTATTTGTTGAGAAGATGCCAGCCAGATTGGTAATAATAGTACTGCTGATAGGAGTAATATCACTCCTTCCACAATCTCTGATTTCTTCATAAGGTTCCCTCACAAAGGGACGACATCCAAAACGGTATATCAGACAGTTCAAAGAAAACGGTGTTAAGTTCCCATTTCCCACGAGTTGAGATACTTTTCCTGCTCTGCAGTAAGCGTGTCAATTTCAACGCCGAACGCTTGCAGCTTCAACTCTGCCACGGTCTCGTCGATAGATTCAGGAACATCGTACACGCGATTCTCAAATTGATCGTGATTTTTAGCAATGTATTCAAGAGAGAGTGCTTGGTTCGCGAAACTCATGTCCATAACACTCGCGGGATGTCCCTCGGCAGCAGCAAGGTTGACCAACCTACCTTCACCAACAAGGTAGAGTTTCCGTCCATCCGCAAGTGTATACACATCTACATAGGAACGCGCGCTTCCTTTATCTATGCTCAATTTCTCCAACGCCGGTATATCAATTTCAACATCAAAATGACCAGAATTCGCGATAATCGCGCCATCCTTCATCGCTTCAAAATGCTCCTTGCGTAAAACATGAATATCCCCTGTGAGCGTTACAATCAAATCCGCTTCTTGGACTGCTGTCTGCATGGACATCACCCGAAATCCGTCCATCACTGCTTCTAATGCTCTTAATGGATCGACTTCGGTTACGATGACGCTCGCCCCTAAACCGCGTGCTCGGTTCGCGACACCTCTACCACACCACCCGTAGCCTGCAACGACAACCGTTGTCCCCGCAATCAACAGGTTAGTTGCCCTGATGATACCATCTAACGTACTTTGCCCTGTGCCGTATCGGTTGTCAAAAAAGTGTTTCGTCCGTGCGTCATTTACAGCGATAATCGGGTATTTCAGTACACCTTCAGCTGCCATGCTTTTGAGTCGGATGACCCCTGTTGTTGTCTCTTCTGTCCCTGCGACGACTTGTTCAACTAAAGCTGGATTTGTTTCTTCAGAATGAAGTCTTGAAACGAGATCAGCCCCGTCGTCCATAGTGACCGTTGGTTGTGTATTAAGAGCGGCATCAATGTGTTTGTAAAAGGTTTCTATATCCTCTCCGTCAATAGCAAAAACACCGATCTGCTCGTCAACGACAAGGGATGCGGCGACATCATCCTGCGTGCTGAGAGGGTTTGAGGCACAGAGAACGGTTTCGGCACCGCCTGCCTTCAGCGTTTTCATCAAGTTTGCGGTTTCAGTCGTGACATGCAGACATGCGGCTACCTTTAACCCATCCAATGGACGTTCTTTTTGAAATCGTGTGCGGATAGATTCTAAAACGGGCATAAATCGGTTCGCCCATTCAATTCGTTGTTTGCCATCCGATGCGAGTTCTGTTGTTTTAATATCGTAGTTCATCAATTTCCTTTTTATTCACTGGTGTTTTCAGTTTTTCAACCTACTGGAGTTTTTCGACGTAATCGGTTTCTTCCCAAGTGAAACCGGGTTCCTCGCGCCCAAAATGCCCATACGCGGCAGTATTTTGATAGATAGGTTGACGTAGTTTCAGGCGTTCTATAATACCCGCGGGTGTTAAATCAAAATGTGTGTTGACAAGTTCAGTGAGTGCTTCGTCATCCCCAGTGCCAAACGTATCCACCATAACAGAGATGGGGTCTTTTCTACCGATTGCATAGGAGATTTGAATCTCACACCGTTCAGCAAGCCCGGCGGCAACGAGATTTTTAGCAACGTGTCGTGCAGCATAAGTTGCACTTCGGTCTACTTTGGTTGGATCTTTCCCAGAGAGTGCCCCGCCGCCGTGCCGTCCCATTCCACCATACGTATCGACAATAATTTTTCGTCCTGTTAACCCAGCATCACCTTGGGGTCCACCGGTCACAAAACGACCAGTTGGATTAATGTGATATTTAATGTCTGGACTTTGGAGATTTTCGGGAATAACTTTTTTGATAACCTCTTCAATAATTGCTTCCCGCAGTTCGGTATCCTCCACATCAGGGTTATGTTGTGAGGCAATAATAACTGTGGTGACAGCCTTGGGTTTACTGTCAACATATTCAACGGTTACTTGAGATTTTCCATCGGGACGGATAAAGGGGAGGGTGCTATCTTTGCGAACTTTCGCTAAACGCCGTGTTAGTTGATGGGCAAGGGTAATTGGTAGTGGCATCAACTCTGGCGTTTCGGTGCATGCATAGCCAAACATTAGCCCTTGATCGCCAGCACCTCCGGGATTCACGCCCATTGCGATATCAGGGGACTGCTTATCAATGACACTTAACACAGCACTGCGTTCAGCATCAAAGCCGTACTCAATATTGGTGTAGCCGATATCGGCTATTACCTTTCGTGCGACTTGTTGTGCATCGTAATTTGCAGTCGTCGTGATTTCGCCCGTAATGATAGCAAGTCCAGTTGTGACTAAGGTCTCACAAGCGACCCTACCCATTGGATCGGTTCTGAATATGGTATCAAGCACCGCGTCAGAGATCTGGTCTGCAATTTTGTCCGGATGTCCCTCAGTGACAGATTCGGACGTAAACAAAAAATTTTTGCTCAATTCAGCGTCTCCCAGTCTACGTATCTATTTTCGTTTTGTTTTGTGAATCAAGGTTCCCATGAAAGAGACAGTGGGTGAGCGTGCAACCCACCCAGATATGCGATATAACGAAAACGGGCGCGCAAAAACGCGCCCCTACATTTTAAACGTAGACACACTTTGTAGCGAGGTTTTCGTTTTGTATTTCCGCCTCCGCGCCGAAAGTTTGGAGCTAATCTGGAACGAAGATACAAGAAACATTACTTTTCGGAGTTTTCTACACTCTCAACGTTCTCGGGACTTTCTGCATCCTCGACGTTTTCAGAAGTCTCTGCACTCTCAACGTCCTCAGAGGTTTCTTTACTTTCGACAATTTCGACACTCTCAGGAGTCTCTGTGGTCGCAGCGTCCTCAGAGTTCTCTGCGTTTGACTTACCCATTTCTTCTTTGAGTAAAGCCCCTAATGTCGTGACAGTCTCTTCGCGTGTCGCTGCTTGTCGTCGCTGTTCTCGTTCGCGTCGTGGACGCGATGGACGTTCGGGCCGTGTTCTCGCTGCCGGCTCTCCTTCAGGTGCTGCAGCGCGTTCTTGTTCGGCAAGGAGCGCTTTCAAGCTTAATCCGATCCGTCGATCTTTCGGAGACAGATTAATCACTTTCAAGTCTAACTCATCGCCTACAGAGACGATTTCCTCCGGCTTTTCAATTCGCCGGTCTGCGAGTTCAGAAATGTGAATTAAACCCTCAATGCCTTCCTCAAGTTTGGTGAATGCTCCAAAACTGGTGAGGTTGACAACTGTTCCGCGTACGACGGAACCAACCTTGTACTTTTCGGGGACTTCTCCCCAGGGGTCAGGCTGCGTCTGCTTGAGGCCCAATGAGACTCGACGTTCAGCAGCGTCAATCTGCAGGACGACTACCTCAATCTCACTGCCTTCCCTAAGTTCCTCGTTGGCTGCAGCCCCGCGTTTGGTCCACGAGAGATCTGAGGTGTGAATTAAACCGTCAATCCCGGGTTCAATTTCAACAAACGCGCCAAAACTTGTCAAATTTCGGATACGTCCAATAATTTTGCTACCGACAGGGGACCTTTCTTCCAAAAGTTCCCAAGGATTTTGTTGCAGCTGCTTCAGCCCAAGCGAAATCCGCTTATCTTCCCTTGAGATTTCAAGCACTACAGCTTCAATTTCATCCCCCTTATTGACGATTCGCGAAGGTGCGACATTGCGGCGAGTCCACGCCATCTCAGAGACATGAATCAAACCTTCAACGCCCTCTTCAAGTTGTAAGAACGCGCCATAATTGACAATATTGACAACGACACCGCTGACCGTGGCACCGACTGGATATTTTTCTTCAATATTTTCCCATGGATCCGGTGTCTTCTGTTTCAAACCCAGAGAGATTTTCTCGTTTTCCTGATTGATGCCGATAACTTGGACTTCAATTTCTTCGGCGACGGAGACGACATCAGATGGATGATGGATTCGCTTCCATGCCATATCCGTCTTATGAAGTAACCCATCAACGCCGCCAAGATCAACAAAAGCCCCGAAAGCAGTGATATTTTTCACTACGCCAGTTATGAGTTGACCGACTTCAAGCGTATTGAGTACCTCCGAACGCTTTTGGAGAAGTTCGGTTTCCAACCATGCCCGCCGCGATAAGACGATGTTATGCCGCCGCTTGCTGAGGCTGATAACCTTCATGTCAAGCGTTTGTCCTACATACTGCTCAAGATTCTGGATAGGACGCAATTCAACTTGTGAAGCCGGTAAAAAGCCTCGCAGTGAACCGACGCTCACCCGTAAGCCACCTTTAATCCGTTCAGTAATACGCCCCTTCACTGGCGCACCGCTCTCATGCGCAGCGGCTATCTCATCCCAAATGAGTGTCTGATCGGCAATCTTCTTTGAAAGGACTATCTGTCCTTCCGAATCTTCACGCCGCACGATATAGACATCAATTTCATCGCCTACCTGTACAGCAGGTAAATCGTCTTGTCCAACGTCAAATTCTGATGCCGGTATATAGCCTTCCGACTTAAAGCCGATATCGATCATGACCTCATCGCGGTTGACATCTACGACGATGCCTTTAACAATTTCGCCGTCTGTAAACGCTTTGATCGAATTATCATACGCTTCTTCCAGGGATTCCGCGCTCATTGGCTCCGGTGGTTCTTCCGGTGCTGCTGTTTCCACAGTAGCCGTTGCTGCCTCATCAGCATCAGCAACGGTTACTTCCGCTACCTCTTCAGAGGCACTCTCATCGATAGATGTTGCTGCTTCACCTTCATCAGCATCACTATCAGCCACTTCTACCGCTGCCTCGGAAGCATCTTCATTGGTAAGCGTTGCCTCTTCAGAATCGGTATTATCAGCGGTCACTCCCATCTCGCTGTCCGTGACTTCTTCATGCTCTTCAACGTCTGCGTCGGTTGCAGAAGCTGCCTCTGCTTCTGTTTCGCCCGCTACTTCCTGATTCACTTCAACTGAGCCTGTAGTTGACTGTTTTTCTTCTTCCACATCAACAGTGGACTCATTTGTATTTACTTGTTCGTTGTTCATTAAGATACCTGGTCCATCTAAAAACGCGCAACCGCGTTAATCCGCCAGTTCCTCCTTATATTCAAAGTGCTCTTGACACTTTCAAATCGGTTATCTAATAGTATATCACAAACACATAAAGAAAAGCAATAATTTTTTTATTAATGCGATTTGGTTTTCGGAAGGACATCTTGTTGGAAAAACCTCTCTATAGTAAAGTCCGAAAACATGCAGAAATTTATCAAAGACACACGCCAGTGAGCGTTTCCTGACATCGCCACTCCACACCACGCAACGACGTATGCATAATTTGCGATTCAGGTGAAGAATTTCGTTTGATTTTTTTGCTGAGTTAAGATAGAATTTAAAAACGGTTCCTAAAGTCGTAATTAATTTATTTGGAGGTGCTTGCTATGGATTCAACAAAATTAATGAACCTCCGGGAAGAATCCGGTATAAAAATAATTGAAATAAAAACAGACTTGAGTAGTTACGCAGCATCTGATTTACGGAAGGTGCTTGAGGGACTCTTAGCAGAAAAGGTCGAGAAAGTTGTTGTCAACCTTAGTCAGGTGAGCCATATCAACAGTACGGCTGTAGGTGCGTTGGTGGGTGTTGCGAAACGACTTCGCCAAAGCGGTGGCGACCTTAAGATTTGCGCGCTCGCGGACAACTTGACGCGAACCTTCAATCTTATAGGTGCATCCAGTGTTGTCGAAATCTATGAGTCAGAAAACAGTGCCCTTGCCGCATTTTAAACAAAACAGATTTTAGGACATGGCGCAAGCAGATATTCAACTTCAGATTCCGAGTGCTGTCTTTTATATAGAACCTGTTCGGGTATTTGTTGGGAACCTTGCGCGCAGCCTCGGATTCTCAAGGAAACGTGTGGCAGACATTCAACTTGTGCTTGATGAAATCTGTAGCAACGCAGTCCATCACGGTTCGGTGGATCCTACAGATAGCGTTAAATTGCATATCGGTATTGATACACATGCTCTTGAAATTTTAGTAAAGGATACCGGTCCACAGCAGGCAGGGAAAAAGAGTTGGCTGACGGATGAACGACTTTCAGAGATTGAAACGAACCGTTCCCCAAGTAATGAAAGGGGACACGGTATTTTTATCGTGAAAACTCTTTCGGATATGCATGAAATGCAACCGAACGAGGCAGGTGGAACGGATGTCCGCGTCGTTTTTCACTTTCCAAAACCCAGCGATATTAAAAATTTAATTCTCCCGCGAAACTTCAATAGCAATAAGCGTTAGGTCATCATCTTTTGGGCAGTTATCGGTGAAGGTATCAATAGCCTCAGAGACGTTGGTGACCAATTCTGCTGCAGATTGTTCCGTCCACGTGCCCACCACTTGTCGAAGCCGATCTACTGTAAATTCTTCACCTTTCGGATTTTTGGCTTCGTAAACACCATCGGTATAGAGAAACATTCTGCTCAACTGGTCAAATGGGTAATGCGTTGTTTCATACACCGAATCTCGCCAAATGCCCAGCCCATTTCCCGTATTCTTATCGCCGATAGGATGGTATGTTTTTTCCTGTGCATTGTACAAAAGTGGGAATGAATGTCCAGCATTCGCACAGACGAGTTCGCCTTTACTGAGGTCAATGATTCCGCAAAAGGCAGTTGCAAACATAAACAGCCTTGAACTAATGAGATCGTTAAAACGGGTGTTTAGTATTTCAAGTAGGTGTCCTGGATCATTCTCGATCTGTTGCTGAAATTCCGCCAAAATTGTTTTAATAAAAACCGTTACAAACGCAGCTGAAACGCCGTGTCCCATAACATCGGAGATAAAAACACCAAGTCGATTCGGGGCAATTTCCCAGACATCAAAAAAATCCCCACCGACAGCCATTTCAGGACAACAGTGGGAGGCGACACGAAACCCCGATAATTCCTGTACGCCATCCTGAGGAATCAGAATTTCTTGAATGCTCCGTGCCATTTGGAGTTCTTCTTGTAAACGAGCATTGTATTTCGCGAGCGTATCCTGGTAGTGCTTGATTCGCAAGAGTGAACGAACCCGCGCAAGTACCTCTACGCTGTCAAAAGGTTTTTCAATAAAGTCATCGGCACCTGCCTCAATGGACTTGATTCGATTTTCACGTGTATCCCGCAGAGCGGTTATCATTACAATTGGGATAAATTCGGTTGCTTCATTCGCGCGGACCTGTTTGACAACTTCAAACCCATCCATTTTCGGCATGTTAATGTCCAATAAGATGAGATCTGGCATCTCTTTCTCAACGATATCAAGTGCTTCAAGTCCATCAGCGGCTG
This region includes:
- the ahcY gene encoding adenosylhomocysteinase; this encodes MNYDIKTTELASDGKQRIEWANRFMPVLESIRTRFQKERPLDGLKVAACLHVTTETANLMKTLKAGGAETVLCASNPLSTQDDVAASLVVDEQIGVFAIDGEDIETFYKHIDAALNTQPTVTMDDGADLVSRLHSEETNPALVEQVVAGTEETTTGVIRLKSMAAEGVLKYPIIAVNDARTKHFFDNRYGTGQSTLDGIIRATNLLIAGTTVVVAGYGWCGRGVANRARGLGASVIVTEVDPLRALEAVMDGFRVMSMQTAVQEADLIVTLTGDIHVLRKEHFEAMKDGAIIANSGHFDVEIDIPALEKLSIDKGSARSYVDVYTLADGRKLYLVGEGRLVNLAAAEGHPASVMDMSFANQALSLEYIAKNHDQFENRVYDVPESIDETVAELKLQAFGVEIDTLTAEQEKYLNSWEMGT
- a CDS encoding STAS domain-containing protein — protein: MDSTKLMNLREESGIKIIEIKTDLSSYAASDLRKVLEGLLAEKVEKVVVNLSQVSHINSTAVGALVGVAKRLRQSGGDLKICALADNLTRTFNLIGASSVVEIYESENSALAAF
- a CDS encoding 30S ribosomal protein S1, whose protein sequence is MNNEQVNTNESTVDVEEEKQSTTGSVEVNQEVAGETEAEAASATDADVEEHEEVTDSEMGVTADNTDSEEATLTNEDASEAAVEVADSDADEGEAATSIDESASEEVAEVTVADADEAATATVETAAPEEPPEPMSAESLEEAYDNSIKAFTDGEIVKGIVVDVNRDEVMIDIGFKSEGYIPASEFDVGQDDLPAVQVGDEIDVYIVRREDSEGQIVLSKKIADQTLIWDEIAAAHESGAPVKGRITERIKGGLRVSVGSLRGFLPASQVELRPIQNLEQYVGQTLDMKVISLSKRRHNIVLSRRAWLETELLQKRSEVLNTLEVGQLITGVVKNITAFGAFVDLGGVDGLLHKTDMAWKRIHHPSDVVSVAEEIEVQVIGINQENEKISLGLKQKTPDPWENIEEKYPVGATVSGVVVNIVNYGAFLQLEEGVEGLIHVSEMAWTRRNVAPSRIVNKGDEIEAVVLEISREDKRISLGLKQLQQNPWELLEERSPVGSKIIGRIRNLTSFGAFVEIEPGIDGLIHTSDLSWTKRGAAANEELREGSEIEVVVLQIDAAERRVSLGLKQTQPDPWGEVPEKYKVGSVVRGTVVNLTSFGAFTKLEEGIEGLIHISELADRRIEKPEEIVSVGDELDLKVINLSPKDRRIGLSLKALLAEQERAAAPEGEPAARTRPERPSRPRREREQRRQAATREETVTTLGALLKEEMGKSNAENSEDAATTETPESVEIVESKETSEDVESAETSENVEDAESPENVESVENSEK
- the metK gene encoding methionine adenosyltransferase, which produces MSKNFLFTSESVTEGHPDKIADQISDAVLDTIFRTDPMGRVACETLVTTGLAIITGEITTTANYDAQQVARKVIADIGYTNIEYGFDAERSAVLSVIDKQSPDIAMGVNPGGAGDQGLMFGYACTETPELMPLPITLAHQLTRRLAKVRKDSTLPFIRPDGKSQVTVEYVDSKPKAVTTVIIASQHNPDVEDTELREAIIEEVIKKVIPENLQSPDIKYHINPTGRFVTGGPQGDAGLTGRKIIVDTYGGMGRHGGGALSGKDPTKVDRSATYAARHVAKNLVAAGLAERCEIQISYAIGRKDPISVMVDTFGTGDDEALTELVNTHFDLTPAGIIERLKLRQPIYQNTAAYGHFGREEPGFTWEETDYVEKLQ
- a CDS encoding ATP-binding protein; its protein translation is MAQADIQLQIPSAVFYIEPVRVFVGNLARSLGFSRKRVADIQLVLDEICSNAVHHGSVDPTDSVKLHIGIDTHALEILVKDTGPQQAGKKSWLTDERLSEIETNRSPSNERGHGIFIVKTLSDMHEMQPNEAGGTDVRVVFHFPKPSDIKNLILPRNFNSNKR
- a CDS encoding response regulator; the encoded protein is MNEEATPELQETAKILVVDDEPRNVKILQIHLNARGYTVCTAADGLEALDIVEKEMPDLILLDINMPKMDGFEVVKQVRANEATEFIPIVMITALRDTRENRIKSIEAGADDFIEKPFDSVEVLARVRSLLRIKHYQDTLAKYNARLQEELQMARSIQEILIPQDGVQELSGFRVASHCCPEMAVGGDFFDVWEIAPNRLGVFISDVMGHGVSAAFVTVFIKTILAEFQQQIENDPGHLLEILNTRFNDLISSRLFMFATAFCGIIDLSKGELVCANAGHSFPLLYNAQEKTYHPIGDKNTGNGLGIWRDSVYETTHYPFDQLSRMFLYTDGVYEAKNPKGEEFTVDRLRQVVGTWTEQSAAELVTNVSEAIDTFTDNCPKDDDLTLIAIEVSREN